The Desulfobulbaceae bacterium genomic sequence GCTGCAACTCATTACCTACAGGCTTTAGAATATCAAAGAGAGATTAACAAAGTTGTGGCTATTCTAGGAAGCAAGACACCGCATATTCAGAATCTTGCCGTTGGTGGAGTGACAAATCCTATTAATCCCGATAGCCAGTCAACCCTGACGATTGAAAAGTTACTGCACATTAAAAAGCTTATTGATGACGTTGGTGACTTTGTTGAAAACGTCTATCTCATTGATGTTGCTGCAGTTGGTGCCTTTTATGCTGACTGGACCGGTCACGGCGCTGGAGTTATGAACTACCTTTCCGTACCTGACATGCCCATGGACACCAAGGGAACAGTTTTTGATCTGCCGGGCGGCTATATTCCCAATGGTGATATCTCTAAATTCACTCCGATTACAAGTTTCAATGATGATATGTTCAGAACATCGATCAAAGAGAGTATTAAACACGCCTGGTATGACGGAGATTGGGACAAACATCCCTGGGAAGAAGAAACTGTTCCTAAGCCAACTGAATTTCAAGATAACGGTAAATACTCCTGGGTTAAAGCGCCGACCTTTGCAGGTAAACCTGCCCAGGTTGGTCCATTAGCTAATGTTCTCTGCATGTTCGCTTCAGGACATAAACCGACTATCGCTTACGCAACCAAGGTATTAGATATTGTCAGCTCGCTCGTCGGTTCAAAAGTTGGTGTCGAAGCCCTGCACTCGACGATTGGAAGACACGCAGCACGGGCAATTCGCTGTGCGGCACTCTATGACAATCTCAAGCATCAATGGTCTTCATTGATGGAGAATATCGCTAAAGGAGACTACACAACCTATAATGAGCCGGTCTTCCCGAGCGGAATTCAGCAGGGCTTTGGTTTTCATGAGGCACCCCGTGGCACGCTGTCTCACTGGATTGTTATTGAGAACGGTAAAATTAAAAACTACCAGTGTATCGTTCCTTCAACATGGAATGCCTGCCCGAGAAACAGCAATGAGGAGTTAGGCCCCTATGAAGCGTCATTGATTGGCACACCTGTAGCTGACCCAGATCGACCATTGGAAATTTTACGTACCGTTCACTCCTTTGATCCTTGCTTAGCCTGTGCTGTTCACCTGGTTGACAAAGATCGTAATGAGATCAAAAAGATCAAGGTTCTCTAACCTCTTATGAGTGCTCTTGTTCTAGGTGTTGGCAATGTCTTACTCGGAGATGAAGGCATAGGAATTCGTGTAGTTGAAGAACTACAGCATAACTATGCCTTTGCCGATGACGTTGAAATTCTGGACGGCGGTACGGCTGGCATTGAGTTGCTTCGTTACATCGAAAACAGAAACCTGCTGATAATTGTTGATGCAATGGCAGCAGAGCGGCCACCCGGCACTGTCTTCAAGGTCGAGGGTGAAGATGTGCCCAAAAGATTTATGACGAAAATATCACCACACCAGATTGGTTTATCAGATTTATTAGCGGCTGGCATACTGTCTGAGAGCATACCAAAAAATATTGTTCTTTTTGGGGTAGAGCCGGAAAAGCTTGAAACTGGCATCTATCTTTCTAATTCTGTAACCCAAAGTATCGATAAAATTGTTTCCGCAATTCTTGATGAGTTGATATCAGCTGGCTATCAGGCCCCATCACCCAAAACATCTACAGTGAAATCACAATTCTGGCCCTGATCGTACAACCCTTCTTTTGCATTAATTAAAATGGGACGTTTACGTCCCATTTTTTTTTGCTATAATGCTTTTTCATCGAAGCTGCCGTTAAAATCTCCCTGCACAGATCACAGATCACAGATCAGCTTGCAGATAAAACAACAACCACAAAATAATTATGGTTACTATCCCTCAGCAACTACTCGAACTTACAGCTCTCCTCACAACTATTTTTAATGAAAATATCTGGCTGAAACGTTTTTTGATTATCCTCATTTATATCGTTTTGGCCAAGGCGGTTGATTTTTTCATAAATAAAGTTTTGCGCTATTTCGTCAGTAAATCAAAAACGGAACTGGATGACAGCCTCATTGAAATCTTTCATAATCCGGTATATTGGAGCGTCTTTTTTGTTGGCGCCTTTCACGCCTTACATCTTCAACCAGTCCCGGCACCATGGCAATACATCTTAGTCTCCTTGTTCCAATCCATGATTCTTCTTGTCTGGGCAATAGCAGGACTAAAGGCTTTAAATATTTTTTTCAATCGTACCACTATTGAATATATTCTACGCAGACCGCTGGATAATGATGCCTTTAATATTGGCCGCAAACTTATCAGAATCGTCGCTATTATAGGTATTATTGTCGGCATTTTGGTCGTTTGGGACATAAACCTCACGCCACTCTTCGCGTCGGCAGGCATCGCAGGTATTGCAGTTGCCATGGCGGCAAAAGACTCTCTGGCTAATTTTTTTGGTGGGATGAGTCTTTTTATGGATAAAACCTTTAAAGAGGGTGACTATATTGTTCTAGACAGTGGTGAACGCGGTGAAATTATGGATATCGGCATGCGCTCTACACGGCTTAAAACCAGAGATGATGTTTTGATTACTATCCCAAATTCAATATTAGCTAACACTAAAATTATTAATGAAAGTGCACCCGTACCACTCTTCAGAATACGCATACCCATCGGTGTGGCATACGGCACCGACCCGGACCGGGTCGAACAACTTCTTTGTTCTATTGCCACTGCTAGTTCTGACGTTATTGAAGACCCCCCGCCCCGAGCTCGTTTCAGGGCCCTTGGGAATTCATCAATTGACTTTGAACTACTTTGCTGGGTCGCTGAGCCAAGCCTCAAGGGTCTGATTACGCATAATCTCCTCAAAGAGATCTACAACAAGTTATACGAAGAAAAGATCACGATTCCTTTTCCACAACAAGATGTTCACCTTTATAAACACTGATCAATAGGTGCTCAAACCAATTATTTCGGCTTCCAAAAGATTAAATGAGTATAAAAACAGCAATTTTCACTTCTTTCTTTTGTCTAAGGCCTCAATTTGATAGAATCATTTTCACTGTAAAACTGTAATCACAAGAACTCATCCAAGGCAAAAACCATGTTCAACTCACTTTCCGTAAAATTCCGGCTCGTAGCGTTTATAGCAATGCTGCTCATCTTACTCACTTTCACCGGTTTTTTTGGTATTAAGGCCATGAAGACCAGTTACAATTCCTTGTCGTCACTTTACAACAATCAGGTTGTTCCTCTCGACCAGCTCCATAGAATTGACAATACCATCCAGATAAGCGTCGTCGGTGTGGTCGACAAACTCCTGTTCGAACAAATTACCTGGGAAGAGTGCCTGGTAAGGGTTGTTAAAGCAAAAACCTCGATTCACAACAGTTGGGAAGAGCTCCAAAGGCTCCAACCGACTCCATCTTCAACTGGAACTGCTGGCTGGCTTGAACCGGCTCGCAATTTAATCATCAGCACTGAAGAGGTACTCAATTCACTTACAATTTTACTGCAAGCTAAAGACACCAGTGATCTTGACACCTTCTCAGACAACAAGCTCTATCCTCTGGCCGACAAATACTCAGAGATAACCAATGTTTTGATACACAACCGCTTAGCTGTTGTACAGGAAGAATATCAACATTCGCAGCAGCGGTTTTCCACGGCCAGAACATCATTTATAGCGATAATCGTTATTGGAATCTGTGTGTCCTGTCTTTTAAGTTTTCTACTCATTCAGAGCATTAACAAGCCATTGAAGGTTTTCAATGAGGCGATGACACACTTGATGCAAGGTGATTTATCGAGGAAAATATCCCACCGACAAAATGATGAATTTGCGCTTCTATTTAAGGGTTTTAATCAAATGATTGATTATCTTTCGGCGCTCATCACCGATATTGAACGATCCGGCATTCAAGTTACGAGCTCTATTACCGAAATCGCAGCCACTATCAAGCAGCAGGAAACAACTGTTAATGAACAGGCAGCCACCTCAAATGAAATCGCTGCTTCAACAACTGAAATTGCCGCAACTGCTGAGAACCTGATGGCCACCATGAATAAAGTTACCGACATGGCCCACAACACCGCCATGGCTGCCTCTCAAGGGCATCACCGTTTGACAAATATCAATTCAATAATGAGAAAAATGGAGGAGTCTTCCGTCTCAATTCTGGCTAAGCTTTCTGTGTTAAATGAAAAAGCGACCAATATCGCCGGTGTCACAAAAACAATTAATAAAATTGCCGATCAGACCAACCTTCTCTCGCTTAATGCCGCAATTGAGGCTGAAAAAGCTGGAGAGTATGGCACGGGATTTTCAGTAGTATCTTCTGAAATCAGACGCCTGGCAGACCAGACAGCCGTTGCCACTTTTGATATTGAGCAAAGTGTTAATGAGGTTCAATCGGCTGTTGCCAGCGGTGTAATGAACATTGAAAAGTTTACTGATGATGTCCGTCGAAGTTTCAGAGAGGTTCAGATCAGCTCTAACCAGATTTCTGAGGTGATTGAACAGGTTCAAGCCCTGCAAGCTCCGATTGAAACCGTAAATGAGGGCATCGCTGCCCAATCAATGGGGGCAAAACAGATAAGTGAATCAGTGGATCAGCTTAATGAAGCAGCTCAACAAACAGCCGAGTCAGTTGGTCAGACCAGCACCACGATTTTTAATCTGAACAAGGCGGCTCTTATTCTTAGAGATTCTGTCGCTCGATTTAGGCTCACCAGCAAGGATTCAGGCAATCAGGCATCGTCAAATAATGATACATTCATCTCCTGAATCCATTGAGTGGAGAGATGCGGATTTCCCAATGTTAATAAGAACCAGCTGACAACCTCCAGCGCAACAGTCTACTATTTATGTTACTCCTCTTATTCAATACTCATAAAGAGCAATATGCGATTAACTGTGTCCATATTGTCGAGGTGATTCCACACCTGCTTTTGCAGCCCATACCAATGACACCTCTATATGTTGCAGGAGCTGTAAACTACCGGGGAACTGCCCTGCCGGTAATCGATATCAGTCAACTGATTGACGGATCGCCCTGCACGAACCTTATCAGCACCCGTATTATTCTTATAGATATTGACTTTGGCCTTAGTGGAGAAAAAAAAACTATCGGACTTCTTGCCGAAAAGGTCACTCAAACTGTTAAGACACCTAAGGGCTGGTCTCCTCTTCAGAAAAAAGACGGTTCATTATTTATTGACTCCTCCGCTATCGGCCATGAAATGGTTCAATGGTTTGAGCCATCAAAAATGTTACCTGCCAACTTACCACAAAGCTTATTTATGGACAGCACGCAAAGGGAGGACACACTGTAGATGTCTCCAGATCCTTTGGCCATCACTATTCTTGAGTCAGTCTTACTTAAGGAGATAGGGCTTAACATCTCATCTCTGGGGAAAAACTCTATCAAGAAGGCCCTAACAAGAAGAATGAAATCGATCTCTGAATCTTCTTTTTATGCCTATATATCACTCATCAAAAGCTCGACACTTGAGCTTAACGCCTTTATTGATGAGGTAGCAATCAACGAAACCTGGTTTTATCGAGATGAAGCCCCGTTCTCGACCCTAAGCAATTTTTCTTTAACCTGCTTACGAATGAACCCCAATCTGCCTGTGCGGCTCTTAAGCATACCATGTTCGACCGGCGAAGAACCTTACTCTATGGCTATTTCACTAATAGAAGCAGGTTTCAATGAAACACAGTATATCATCGATGCAATCGACATAAGTGATCGTTCTCTGGCCACTGCCAAAGAAGGTATTTACAAAAATAACTCCTTTAGAGGGCATTCCAAACGCTTCCAGCCACGATATTTTGATCGATTCGAAAAGAGTTCATATTCTGTTAAAAAAATCGTTAAAAACTGTATCAACTTCCGTAAAGGGAACCTCCTGAACCTTCCCCCATCTATCAGCTCAAAAACGTACAACATCATCTTTTGCAGGAACCTGCTTATCTATTTAGATGGAAGTTTTCACCAGAGAGTTATTGAAATACTGTCGAACTTGCTCCACGATGACGGTCTCTTATTCATTGGCCACTCAGAGTCCGGCATTTTCACTGATTCACCATTTTCACCGGCACCCTACCCTAAAACTTTCTCCTATATTAAGAAGAAAGCCGTACCTGAAGTTCCCGCTTCTTTCATTACCCAGGGTCAGAGCATTAAAGTCCAGCATCCACAAGACCAAAGTGAAACCGTTGAGAATAGTGAAACATTCTTCTCACCGGTAGACAAAAACATGGGCCTGGCTCAGGCAAAAATTTTTACAGAGAATAAAGAGTATGACAAAGCCGTTCGTATTTATGAAGAAATTATTCATAAAAAAGGCCCCTCGGCAAATATCTTTTATCTTTTGGCCTCCATTTTCTATAACAAGTCCGAGTTTAAAAATAGTATCCAAATGTTAAAAAAGGCAATTTATCTTGAACCAAACTTTATAGAGGCATTAAACCTGTTATCCCTTATTTATAAGGATCTTGGTGATGAAGAAAACTTCCAGTCATTTACGCGACGAAGCAAAAGAGTACAAAAGCGACTTGCAGATGGTTACGAGAATTGAGAATATCTATGTCTGGATCTGATTCTGAGTTTACAACTGAAAACTGCTGGTCAAACATTGGTCTGTTTTCCCGCGCCCGCAGCTGTGAACTTCTCGCTGAATACGGTCACTGTAGGAATTGCCCGACCTACTCGGCATTCGGCAGACGTATGTTGGATCGACCACTTACTGACGAGTACCGAGCCGAATTAACCGCAGTATACAGCCAGACCAAAAGCACTGAGTTGAAACATACCAAATCAGCTTTTATTTTTAGGGCTGGTGAAGAGTGGCTTGGCATCAGCTCAAACCTTATCAAGGAAGTCGTCGACATGGGGCCTATTCACTCCATTCCCCATAAAATCAGTAGAGTTTTCAGGGGCTTAGTTAATATTCGAGGTCGTTTAGAATTATGCGTTTCCATAGGCGGCGTTTTACGAATTGAACCCGGCAAAAAACACTATAACTTCACATCACCTGAACGTCTGATTGTCGCCGAAAAATCAGGACAGAGCATTGTTTTTCCTGTAAGTCAGGTGCATGGCCCTCACCATTACGACCAGACCGATGTAAAACCCTTACCAGTCACAGTTTCTGGGTCAAAAGCTGTTTACACCAAATGCATTCTACGCATGCCCAATATTGATGTAGGAATCCTTGATGATACTCTTCTGTTTCGTATATTAGCCAGGAATCTTTCATGAGTCAAAACAACCATTTGAACGACATGTCTCTGGTCGAATTGTTTCAACTGGAGACGAAAAGTCAGTGCGCGAATCTCACCAATTGCATCTCGACCTTATCAATTGACTCACCTGGACAAACTGATTTCACCGCCATACAGCGGGCGATCCACTCGATCAAGGGCGCAGCTCGAATTGTTGATCTTCAGAGAGTAATCTCACTGACCAGCGCAATGGAGAAAGTCCTACAACATAGTCGTGATCAACTGTCCAGCAATATTGAATTACAACTTTGTTTTGAAGAGTGTGTCGAACAGTTAAGCTGCCTTTCTCAAGTTAATCCCGATAGCATTCAGGAAACAATCGTCGAACATAGACATGATTTCAACAGGCTTATTCGATTTCTGGAAGCATTCGCGCCACAGTCTGTTGCCTCATCATCAGCGCCGGAATCTACTCGGCAAAGCAAGCCTACAGACTCTGACAACAGTTCAAATATTGAATTATTTCAGATATTTAAGGAGGATGCCGAAAATCACATTGCCATTCTTTGTGACAACTTACTGGAGATTGAAAAAAATCCTACCTCATACGCACTTTTAGAGTCCTCAATGCGTACGGTACACTCACTGAAAGGTGCTGCTCGTGTCATTGAGCTTCACCCCATTGTTAAACTGACTCATACCATGGAAGATCTGTTTGTTGCCGCTCAAGAAAAGAAACTTCTTTTGAATTCAACACAAATTGATGTGTTATTAACCGCTGTTGATTTCGTTAAAGAACTTACGTATGTCAACAAAAACCAGGTTGAATCCTGGCTGGAAAAATATTCAGTTAAACTTGATTCAATCATAAAAAAAATCAAGAAATTTCTTACCCAAGATACCGTTGAAAAAAGAAGCGATATTTCCAGCACCGTCCCGACAGACAGTTCCGAAAGCCCATCAAGACCCACACAGTTATCGACAGCGTCACAAAACTCTGATGACACAGAACAACGAGCAAACCAACCACTTAAAAACAGGACCCTGCGGATATCGGCGCACAGCATCAGCCGAATGATGGGTCTGGCCGGCGAGGCTATGATAGAGTCCCGCTGGCTTCCGCAATTTTCTGACAAGCTTTCCCGCTTAAGACGTTTACAAGACGATACCTATTACTCTATTGAACTTATAAAAAAGCATCTGATCGAGTCCGGCAAATACACCCTCCTTGAAGAAAGTTTCACAGAAATTTCAAAAAAAATCGGGCGTTGCCGGCAATATCTCACAAACCAGATGTCCGATCTCGAAGACCATTCGGTAAAAGGCATCAATCTCTTTCATCAGCTCCATCGCGAGATTATCAACAATAGAATGCAGCCACTTTCTGAAGGTCTTAGCGGTCTGCCACGACTTATACGTGATTTAGGCAGAAACCAAAACAAAGATATTCGCTTTGAAGTAGTTGGCTCTGGAGCCTTAGTTGACAGGGATATTTTAGAAAAAATTGAATCACCGTTAAACCATATCGTAACCAATGCTATCGACCATGGCATTGAACCTCCTGCCGAACGCAAAAAACTTGGCAAAAATCCACAGGCAACCATACGTATCGAAGCAAAACACGTTTCAGGTCTCCTTCACATAACGATTTCTGATGATGGCCGTGGAATAAACTTCGAATCTATCCGCGAAGCAGTAATCGAAAAAAATCTTGTTTCAAAAACCATTGGTGCCGCGCTCAATGAATACGAGCTTAAGGAGTTTTTATTTCTACCAAGTTTTACAACCAAGAAGACAGCTACGAAGACATCCGGCCGGGGAGTCGGCCTAGATGTCGTTCACAGCTCAATCCGTGAGGTCCGCGGTAGTGTCCAGGTGTTCAGCGTTCCGGGCCAAGGAACCTACTTTGAACTTCAACTCCCCCTTACCCTCTCTTTAATTCGTGGTATTATCGCTTACATTAATGATGAACCGTATTCGTTTCCACTGGTTAATGTAAAAAATGTTGTACGATTGCCTCGTAGTGAAATTAAAGAGATCGGCAACAGGCAATATTTCATCACCAATAATACAAGGGTTGGTATTATCGCTGCGCAACAGGTTCTTGATCTTGAATTACGCAAATCAAATAATGATATCCTTTCTATAATTGTACTTGAAAGCGCGCAGCATACTTACGGTCTCTTGGTGGACTCTTTCAGTGGCATTAAGGATCTGGTTACACAGCCACTGAACCCGGTTCTAGGAAAACTTAGAAGTGTCAGTGCGGCTGCTATTGCTGATGACGGAACGCCTATTTTAATACTTGATACCCATGATATGGTTCTTACCATGGACAAATTAATTTCAGGTGAACGTCTCAAGAAGATAGAATCAGATGTTAACTCAAAACTCACCACGAACAGTAAGCGTATTCTGGTGGTTGATGATTCGGTTACCGTTCGTGAAGTAGAGAAAAAAATCCTTTCTGATTATGGATATCACATCGAAGTTGCTATCGATGGCCTTGATGCCTGGGAAAAAATCCAGAAATTCCCTTATGATCTAATCATTACTGACATTGACATGCCGAACATGGATGGTATAGAGCTGGTGGGTCAGGTTAAAGATAGCCCTGAGTTTCAAAATATCCCCATCATCATAGTGTCATACAAGGATCGGGAAATTGATAAGAACAGGGGGCTCGATGCTGGTGCCGATTATTATCTTACGAAATCAAATTTCCATAATCAAACCTTGATCGAAGCAACGGAAGACCTGATCGGTAGCCCGTTGGGTGGTATGTAAATGCTTAAGCTCGTATCCATAACAGTACTTTGACATCGGTAATTTTCATATCATGAAAATCGGAATTGTAAACGACTCAATCATGGCCACTGAAATATTGCGCCGTATCGTTGTTTCATGTCCTGAGCATAAGTTACTGTGGACAGCAGAGAACGGTGCTGAGGCCATAATGCACTGCAATCATCACCTGCCAGACCTTATCCTGATGGATCTCATGATGCCTGTTATGGATGGAATCGAGGCCACCCGAAGAATAATGAAACAGACCCCTTGCCCAATATTGATTGTAACGGGAAGTGTTACCGGGAACTCTTCAATGGTGTTTGAGGCTATGGGTGTTGGTGCACTCGACGTCGTAGCAACCCCGGTTCTTGCCCCTAACCAGGCAGATAGCTCTGCCAATGAATTAATTCGCAAGATTCAAATCATCGGCAAATTGACTGGAGTTGATCGGAAAGAAAAATCCAGTACAAATAAAACAGTACCTCCCCGCCAGACAATCAAAGAAAGTACCCTGATTGCTATTGGCGCTTCGACTGGCGGACCACAAGCTCTGGCAACTGTCTTGTCATGTCTGCCCATTAACTTTCCCGCCTCAGTCGTTGTTGTTCAACACATGGATCAAAAATTCACTTCGGGTCTGGCTGACTGGTTAAACCAGCAGATTTCCCTGCCCGTTAAGATTATAATCAACGGTGAACGCCCTCAAAAATCAACGGTTAAAATTCCCTCAACCGACAATCACTTGATTATGTCAAAAACCGGCACACTGAACTACTCAGTTGATCCGGTCGATAACTTTTATCACCCTTCTGTCGATGTGTTTTTTCAATCATTAAACGCTAACTGGTGTGGTAATATTATTGGTGTTATATTGACTGGTATGGGAAAAGACGGTGCCAAAGGCCTCTTAGACATCAAGGAAAACGGCCATTACACCATAGCACAGGACGAAGAAACTTCCGTCGTTTATGGTATGCCAAAAGCGGCACAATTAAACGGTTCCGCCCAGGAGATATTGCCACTGGAAGAAATTGGCCCGAGACTTCTTGCTCTCGTTAAACCATAGGTACGTTCAACAATGCAAAAACCTTTATTTGAAAATATTCAGCCACTGAACTCATATCAGATCTCGGTACTTCTTATCGATGATCAACCAATGATTGCCGAGGCGGTTCGCCGTTCGCTTCAAGATGAGCGTGACAT encodes the following:
- a CDS encoding chemotaxis protein CheW is translated as MLLLLFNTHKEQYAINCVHIVEVIPHLLLQPIPMTPLYVAGAVNYRGTALPVIDISQLIDGSPCTNLISTRIILIDIDFGLSGEKKTIGLLAEKVTQTVKTPKGWSPLQKKDGSLFIDSSAIGHEMVQWFEPSKMLPANLPQSLFMDSTQREDTL
- a CDS encoding response regulator; its protein translation is MSQNNHLNDMSLVELFQLETKSQCANLTNCISTLSIDSPGQTDFTAIQRAIHSIKGAARIVDLQRVISLTSAMEKVLQHSRDQLSSNIELQLCFEECVEQLSCLSQVNPDSIQETIVEHRHDFNRLIRFLEAFAPQSVASSSAPESTRQSKPTDSDNSSNIELFQIFKEDAENHIAILCDNLLEIEKNPTSYALLESSMRTVHSLKGAARVIELHPIVKLTHTMEDLFVAAQEKKLLLNSTQIDVLLTAVDFVKELTYVNKNQVESWLEKYSVKLDSIIKKIKKFLTQDTVEKRSDISSTVPTDSSESPSRPTQLSTASQNSDDTEQRANQPLKNRTLRISAHSISRMMGLAGEAMIESRWLPQFSDKLSRLRRLQDDTYYSIELIKKHLIESGKYTLLEESFTEISKKIGRCRQYLTNQMSDLEDHSVKGINLFHQLHREIINNRMQPLSEGLSGLPRLIRDLGRNQNKDIRFEVVGSGALVDRDILEKIESPLNHIVTNAIDHGIEPPAERKKLGKNPQATIRIEAKHVSGLLHITISDDGRGINFESIREAVIEKNLVSKTIGAALNEYELKEFLFLPSFTTKKTATKTSGRGVGLDVVHSSIREVRGSVQVFSVPGQGTYFELQLPLTLSLIRGIIAYINDEPYSFPLVNVKNVVRLPRSEIKEIGNRQYFITNNTRVGIIAAQQVLDLELRKSNNDILSIIVLESAQHTYGLLVDSFSGIKDLVTQPLNPVLGKLRSVSAAAIADDGTPILILDTHDMVLTMDKLISGERLKKIESDVNSKLTTNSKRILVVDDSVTVREVEKKILSDYGYHIEVAIDGLDAWEKIQKFPYDLIITDIDMPNMDGIELVGQVKDSPEFQNIPIIIVSYKDREIDKNRGLDAGADYYLTKSNFHNQTLIEATEDLIGSPLGGM
- a CDS encoding nickel-dependent hydrogenase large subunit translates to MAKRIVIDPITRIEGHLRIECEIEGGVVTNAWSSGQMWRGIELILQGRDPREAWIYAQRICGVUTTVHALASVRSVENALGMEVPLNAQYIRNMMMGAHLIHDHIVHFYHLSALDWVDIVSALKADPRATAKLGQSLSGWRRNSYTEIKGAQERLQTLVDSGQLGVYATGYWGHSAMKLSPEVNLLAATHYLQALEYQREINKVVAILGSKTPHIQNLAVGGVTNPINPDSQSTLTIEKLLHIKKLIDDVGDFVENVYLIDVAAVGAFYADWTGHGAGVMNYLSVPDMPMDTKGTVFDLPGGYIPNGDISKFTPITSFNDDMFRTSIKESIKHAWYDGDWDKHPWEEETVPKPTEFQDNGKYSWVKAPTFAGKPAQVGPLANVLCMFASGHKPTIAYATKVLDIVSSLVGSKVGVEALHSTIGRHAARAIRCAALYDNLKHQWSSLMENIAKGDYTTYNEPVFPSGIQQGFGFHEAPRGTLSHWIVIENGKIKNYQCIVPSTWNACPRNSNEELGPYEASLIGTPVADPDRPLEILRTVHSFDPCLACAVHLVDKDRNEIKKIKVL
- a CDS encoding chemotaxis response regulator protein-glutamate methylesterase encodes the protein MKIGIVNDSIMATEILRRIVVSCPEHKLLWTAENGAEAIMHCNHHLPDLILMDLMMPVMDGIEATRRIMKQTPCPILIVTGSVTGNSSMVFEAMGVGALDVVATPVLAPNQADSSANELIRKIQIIGKLTGVDRKEKSSTNKTVPPRQTIKESTLIAIGASTGGPQALATVLSCLPINFPASVVVVQHMDQKFTSGLADWLNQQISLPVKIIINGERPQKSTVKIPSTDNHLIMSKTGTLNYSVDPVDNFYHPSVDVFFQSLNANWCGNIIGVILTGMGKDGAKGLLDIKENGHYTIAQDEETSVVYGMPKAAQLNGSAQEILPLEEIGPRLLALVKP
- a CDS encoding mechanosensitive ion channel family protein, whose translation is MVTIPQQLLELTALLTTIFNENIWLKRFLIILIYIVLAKAVDFFINKVLRYFVSKSKTELDDSLIEIFHNPVYWSVFFVGAFHALHLQPVPAPWQYILVSLFQSMILLVWAIAGLKALNIFFNRTTIEYILRRPLDNDAFNIGRKLIRIVAIIGIIVGILVVWDINLTPLFASAGIAGIAVAMAAKDSLANFFGGMSLFMDKTFKEGDYIVLDSGERGEIMDIGMRSTRLKTRDDVLITIPNSILANTKIINESAPVPLFRIRIPIGVAYGTDPDRVEQLLCSIATASSDVIEDPPPRARFRALGNSSIDFELLCWVAEPSLKGLITHNLLKEIYNKLYEEKITIPFPQQDVHLYKH
- a CDS encoding HyaD/HybD family hydrogenase maturation endopeptidase, which encodes MSALVLGVGNVLLGDEGIGIRVVEELQHNYAFADDVEILDGGTAGIELLRYIENRNLLIIVDAMAAERPPGTVFKVEGEDVPKRFMTKISPHQIGLSDLLAAGILSESIPKNIVLFGVEPEKLETGIYLSNSVTQSIDKIVSAILDELISAGYQAPSPKTSTVKSQFWP
- a CDS encoding methyl-accepting chemotaxis protein gives rise to the protein MFNSLSVKFRLVAFIAMLLILLTFTGFFGIKAMKTSYNSLSSLYNNQVVPLDQLHRIDNTIQISVVGVVDKLLFEQITWEECLVRVVKAKTSIHNSWEELQRLQPTPSSTGTAGWLEPARNLIISTEEVLNSLTILLQAKDTSDLDTFSDNKLYPLADKYSEITNVLIHNRLAVVQEEYQHSQQRFSTARTSFIAIIVIGICVSCLLSFLLIQSINKPLKVFNEAMTHLMQGDLSRKISHRQNDEFALLFKGFNQMIDYLSALITDIERSGIQVTSSITEIAATIKQQETTVNEQAATSNEIAASTTEIAATAENLMATMNKVTDMAHNTAMAASQGHHRLTNINSIMRKMEESSVSILAKLSVLNEKATNIAGVTKTINKIADQTNLLSLNAAIEAEKAGEYGTGFSVVSSEIRRLADQTAVATFDIEQSVNEVQSAVASGVMNIEKFTDDVRRSFREVQISSNQISEVIEQVQALQAPIETVNEGIAAQSMGAKQISESVDQLNEAAQQTAESVGQTSTTIFNLNKAALILRDSVARFRLTSKDSGNQASSNNDTFIS
- a CDS encoding chemotaxis protein CheW produces the protein MSGSDSEFTTENCWSNIGLFSRARSCELLAEYGHCRNCPTYSAFGRRMLDRPLTDEYRAELTAVYSQTKSTELKHTKSAFIFRAGEEWLGISSNLIKEVVDMGPIHSIPHKISRVFRGLVNIRGRLELCVSIGGVLRIEPGKKHYNFTSPERLIVAEKSGQSIVFPVSQVHGPHHYDQTDVKPLPVTVSGSKAVYTKCILRMPNIDVGILDDTLLFRILARNLS